A single bacterium DNA region contains:
- a CDS encoding ATP-binding protein, with the protein MIRQNPLFDQPLESNDPFGLSKLSLRRYSVQYLLMVLVVIGLLVATNVQAALHGNLTLRILAGTMLGVTLAKTVFLIYVGSRTIAVEAWIRRLGMGDFEYRIEPRGRDEVSKSCEALETLRQSSIRAMQLDLVQELSDELREKNLALEDTLDELKSAQDRIISQQKLAELGELSAGVAHEIRNPLQFIRNFASSSRIMAHEVGEMSRRPEIEDPDEMDHLTGAIGENMERIVSHTDRADRIIADMLAMGRRSTGTFGSVDLNRLIAEQARLAHQAVQAQIPGFDANVRLDLDPDLGPVLGVEEDLARLFANLVTNACHAMAERAAASGDGFEPELGIETRRTPDGASIRVRDNGMGMTTEVMSRIFNPFFTTKAGSRHTGLGMTLSHDIVREHGGEITPVSEPGEYTIMTVRLPRSPENQESPAGSTPSLSRHLQDGD; encoded by the coding sequence ATGATCCGACAGAACCCGCTATTCGACCAGCCTCTCGAGTCCAACGATCCCTTCGGGCTCTCCAAGCTGTCGCTGAGGCGCTACTCGGTCCAGTACCTGCTCATGGTGCTCGTCGTCATAGGCCTTCTGGTAGCCACCAATGTCCAGGCTGCCCTGCACGGCAACCTCACATTGAGGATCCTGGCCGGAACGATGCTCGGCGTGACGCTCGCGAAGACCGTCTTCCTCATCTACGTCGGCAGCCGGACCATCGCCGTCGAAGCCTGGATCCGGCGCCTGGGAATGGGTGACTTCGAGTACAGGATCGAACCCAGGGGCCGCGACGAGGTCTCGAAGTCCTGCGAGGCCCTCGAGACGCTCCGGCAGAGTTCCATCCGGGCGATGCAGTTGGACCTCGTGCAAGAGCTCTCAGATGAGCTGCGGGAGAAGAACCTCGCTCTGGAAGACACCCTCGACGAGTTGAAGAGCGCCCAGGACCGGATCATCAGCCAGCAGAAGCTGGCCGAGTTGGGAGAACTGTCCGCCGGTGTAGCCCACGAGATCCGCAACCCGCTCCAGTTCATACGGAACTTCGCGAGCTCCTCCCGGATCATGGCGCACGAGGTCGGGGAGATGTCGAGACGGCCCGAGATCGAAGATCCCGACGAAATGGACCACTTGACCGGCGCCATCGGCGAGAACATGGAACGGATCGTCTCTCACACGGACAGGGCGGACCGGATCATCGCCGACATGCTGGCCATGGGACGTAGGAGCACCGGGACCTTCGGTTCTGTCGATCTGAACAGGCTCATAGCGGAACAGGCCCGCCTAGCCCATCAGGCGGTACAGGCCCAGATCCCAGGCTTCGACGCCAATGTCCGCCTCGACCTCGATCCGGACCTGGGACCGGTTCTCGGGGTGGAGGAGGACCTGGCGCGCCTCTTCGCCAATCTGGTGACCAACGCCTGCCACGCCATGGCGGAACGGGCCGCCGCCTCGGGTGACGGGTTCGAGCCCGAACTGGGCATCGAGACCCGGCGGACCCCGGATGGCGCGTCCATCCGGGTCCGGGACAACGGCATGGGCATGACCACGGAGGTCATGTCAAGGATCTTCAACCCCTTCTTCACCACCAAGGCGGGTAGCAGGCACACGGGACTGGGAATGACCTTGTCCCACGACATCGTCCGGGAGCACGGAGGGGAAATCACACCGGTCTCCGAACCCGGGGAGTACACGATCATGACGGTGCGACTGCCCCGGAGCCCGGAGAACCAGGAGTCCCCGGCCGGGTCCACTCCGTCCCTGTCGCGCCACCTCCAGGATGGGGACTAG
- a CDS encoding HAMP domain-containing sensor histidine kinase, producing MSLRWRWAVGLGLVATLAIGLMTVAAIVSVERRLRGAMDEDLRGRATQVHELTGRLFEQGEEQREEVLPRIVNDAAVQVFDEDGAVLLRVGPAGVTPPVEATDLEVVAGARPTFLRDVRIGDNLYRMITVRIQLRETTPSMVVAVQILADQSQLESNLAALTGRLLSIGAVGVLLVALTGWIMASRAVRPISDLTHAAEHVATTEDLSAGERLDLSAPAEIGRLATAFRSMLNSLRVSRQEQQRLVSDAGHEFRTPITALKTNLEVLRRQDHRLSEEEQDELIEAALRESNQLAQLAAELVDLTSDVRHAAEPIQDVDLGTLARELRSRYVRVPGKEVTVAGGSSVVTGRRTQLERAMSNLADNGIKWAERRVEIVVEGGTFTVRDDGPGIPAEDLPHVFRRFYRSAEARTMPGSGLGLAIVDHLISANGGTVFARNSADGGAEVGFTLPPAEGGKSGGRVN from the coding sequence ATGAGCCTGCGCTGGCGATGGGCGGTGGGTCTGGGCCTGGTGGCAACCCTCGCCATCGGCCTGATGACGGTGGCAGCCATAGTCTCTGTGGAGCGTCGGCTGCGCGGAGCCATGGACGAGGACCTCCGCGGGCGGGCTACCCAGGTCCACGAGCTGACCGGACGCCTGTTCGAGCAGGGTGAGGAACAGCGCGAGGAAGTGCTGCCCCGGATCGTCAACGACGCCGCCGTCCAGGTCTTCGACGAGGACGGGGCCGTGCTGCTCAGGGTGGGTCCGGCGGGTGTCACCCCGCCCGTCGAGGCCACCGACCTGGAGGTGGTGGCAGGCGCCAGGCCTACCTTCCTCCGGGACGTCCGCATCGGCGACAACCTGTACCGCATGATCACGGTTCGGATACAGCTCCGGGAGACCACTCCGAGCATGGTGGTCGCGGTCCAGATACTGGCCGACCAGTCCCAGCTCGAGAGCAACCTGGCGGCTCTGACCGGGCGACTCCTCTCCATCGGCGCCGTCGGAGTCCTGCTGGTGGCCCTCACCGGCTGGATCATGGCCTCGCGAGCGGTACGCCCGATCAGCGATCTGACCCATGCCGCCGAACACGTCGCCACCACCGAGGACCTGTCCGCCGGGGAACGCCTCGACCTCTCGGCCCCTGCCGAGATCGGACGCCTCGCCACCGCCTTCCGCTCGATGCTCAACTCCCTCCGCGTCTCGCGCCAGGAGCAGCAACGGCTGGTCTCCGACGCCGGGCACGAGTTCCGGACTCCGATCACCGCCCTCAAGACCAACCTGGAGGTTCTCCGGCGCCAGGACCACCGGCTCAGCGAGGAGGAGCAGGACGAGCTGATCGAGGCGGCGCTCCGAGAGTCCAACCAGCTGGCCCAACTCGCCGCCGAGTTGGTGGACCTGACCTCCGATGTACGTCATGCCGCGGAGCCGATCCAGGACGTAGACCTGGGAACGCTGGCGCGGGAGCTCCGCTCGCGCTACGTCCGAGTCCCAGGTAAGGAGGTCACCGTCGCAGGTGGGAGCTCGGTGGTCACCGGACGGCGGACGCAGTTGGAGCGGGCCATGAGCAACCTGGCCGACAACGGGATCAAATGGGCTGAGCGCCGGGTCGAGATCGTGGTCGAAGGGGGAACGTTCACCGTGCGGGACGACGGCCCCGGCATCCCCGCGGAGGATCTGCCGCACGTCTTCCGGCGTTTCTACCGGTCGGCAGAGGCCCGTACGATGCCCGGATCCGGGCTCGGGCTGGCGATAGTGGACCACCTGATCAGCGCCAACGGAGGAACGGTATTCGCGAGAAACTCCGCCGATGGCGGAGCTGAGGTGGGGTTCACCCTGCCTCCGGCGGAGGGAGGCAAGTCCGGAGGCAGGGTGAACTGA
- a CDS encoding response regulator transcription factor, whose protein sequence is MSSGRLLVVEDDQEVRRSLRRALRLEGYEVTTARDGLAGLEQLAIHPADAIILDVMMPRLDGLGMARHLRALGDSTPILMLTARHDVSDRVDGLDAGADDYLVKPFALDELLARIRALLRRSGASDSDDTLQLADLTLNPATRQVHRSDREVQLTKTEFDLLELLLVNSRIVLSRDVIMDRIWGYSFETSSNPLEVYIGYVRRKLEAGGEPRLVHTVRGVGYVAREP, encoded by the coding sequence GTGAGCAGTGGAAGGCTTCTCGTAGTCGAGGACGACCAGGAGGTCCGCCGGTCGCTGCGCCGAGCCCTCCGATTGGAGGGGTACGAGGTGACCACTGCCAGAGACGGTTTGGCGGGGCTCGAACAGCTGGCCATCCATCCCGCCGACGCCATCATTCTGGACGTCATGATGCCCCGCCTGGACGGGCTGGGGATGGCTCGGCACCTCCGGGCCCTCGGCGACAGCACGCCCATCCTGATGCTCACCGCCCGCCACGACGTCTCGGACCGGGTGGACGGCTTGGACGCCGGCGCCGACGACTACCTGGTGAAGCCGTTCGCCCTGGACGAGCTGCTGGCCAGGATCAGGGCTCTGCTCCGCCGCAGCGGGGCTTCCGACAGCGACGACACCCTCCAACTCGCAGACCTCACCCTCAATCCCGCCACCAGGCAGGTCCACAGAAGTGACCGCGAGGTTCAGCTGACCAAGACCGAGTTCGACCTGCTGGAGCTACTGCTGGTCAACAGCAGGATCGTGCTGTCTCGGGACGTGATCATGGACCGCATCTGGGGCTACTCCTTCGAGACCTCCTCGAACCCCCTGGAGGTCTACATCGGATACGTGCGGCGCAAGCTCGAGGCCGGCGGGGAGCCTCGCCTCGTCCACACCGTGCGGGGGGTCGGATACGTGGCAAGGGAGCCATGA